From Nicotiana tabacum cultivar K326 chromosome 20, ASM71507v2, whole genome shotgun sequence, one genomic window encodes:
- the LOC107801459 gene encoding methyl-CpG-binding domain-containing protein 9: MDVNSRALPFHIDLNEAPLPSPRETERGPFLEYPEPARVKKEPVEPGQRNVVRVCSSCELGSSRRSSRDDHQEEEWKCFKCLLGNSSGGGERVRDGGGSRGGGGSGVGLLDINASPPREPEGERERVFVDLNEDLVVAGREVEEQNHGAKVQAMKSSFSTGHSFNAPTSSFLVYRENGFNFQKTSLTGDIHKSQIEDAVLHRPHSDQINLSMTDPVLMYDSRYRACHFTAKNCVPQSASQVYLQGLREYIAGMGGSIGDGWHVDFKYCDKRCKTYAVYVGPDGSPFELLDGVARHLGLDHSMEVENGGNGFTFVHEGLSNIPRSKEASGSTKVRKSGQSRSSPGSSFFRNGGSIFKCIYPSDVFPVQFQDFFLISAGNIDPRPSYHSTSEIWPVGYLSSWHDRITGSFFVCEVADGGDPGPVFKVRRYPCTLQSIPIGSTVLLTSKGDSHIGEDNVGNGNSATSRLVDEESISIQVMLEECSPPDLNNETHAAENLQRVNSLPGNFGNICPGIIGQGDSVGEFLVEGRSSSSVWEMVSQTLLHACIDAYKQKGVIQFCCSHDVYKMDEKEPSEIGSLSKFSYLGGPFNFPRLVQSNFEFKIACEMLVKWLEQDRFGLEADFVQEIIEQLPGVSACSNYRIITKRKHNTTLQTVGSGFLQAKRKNHMQDETEAVESFRISGTLKKHLEDSDIRGPCPSGKPFSAKIPKFLIGDALQVWEFLLRFSEVLGLEAPFSFEEIEEELVSPWIDKTSSMEMPGFEIQDVREITLLRGEMDSLSGRLGFHQYSRFTGLLLAKLHGLLLKALVTELLSKVAVYVDPNFGAGGFKSKRGRKKDVDNLASLKKTRLDMLPINEITWPEIARRYMLALLSMEVNLESAEIACRESGKVFHCLQGDGGILCGSLTGVAALEADAMLLAEATKKIFGSLKSGSIFVATDEKESDAKGADADDGKVPEWAKALEPVRKLPTNVGARIRKCINEALEKDPPEWARKILVHSISKEVYKGNASGPTKRAVISVLADVNRENTSPKPEKEEKVKSASSVSDIIMKQCRIILRRAVKEDKDKVFCNLLGRTVLNPNDNDDEGLLGHPAMVSRPLDFRTIDLKLAAGSYGGSHESFIDDVREVWHNIRTAYCNKSNLLELAGSLLLKFEEDYENEVLPLIQKIECSNDGSLSSEDAKVRDELLAHVNESLLPKAPWEEGLCKVCGMDKDDVNVLLCDGCDSEYHTYCLDPPLIKVPDGEWYCPSCETKESQSRNASGFQILRQCVKRRLHRKLTHKFMEELSQLSRTMELKEYWELSLEDRIFLLKFLCDEVLNSAILRDHIDQSASLSAELQQKLRSLSAELNLLKCRHEILTASLAKLSSNARNSGDTGSDALASLRSNDCKLKVQEPDSGSHNSSISGGCKQLDNGTQQNECNDYSKQPCLYSSKSIQDKTSASGSNQIRNSPDLINHLHQQQSLKENTGSKNTSSHAKCGATEASLQNDLFISTPQQENDQIPGNCLESAQNSSNGLVPSAAHFVSGNTLSGSISNHMVEHTPTTKYSRQCSIQADPNLAQAYLLEISALKNEIRALEDSIAAKELELQEVSVRKKYMGQDSEGRLYWTFGRSSSSQLVANASTSTQPESSRHLWSYGVESSRQSGILDSSAPWENMGMPNLGQWTSYQSDAEIEKLLGWLRDNDMRERELKESILQWRSNRAKESSYSESHMHNKVRESTSVPSEDSGSCFNSDSLVSRAVAAIKLKISGCLAEEEMDICKDMGVKVRVSCDGGLYRCECLEPLWPSRPHCLSCHQTFSTAEERLKHANDKCRIGSTFQGRGETNERPSKRKRIAKNETLQDDSLSNIDVSQASKSKKHGNDEASRRDKHLNAPAPAENQTKQDCPFKFEEIKGQFITQRSLKELVKDIGLIGCNGTPSFVPCASPYLSDPALGLISQREDQVCAGNSADLLSSEQESQSGANISCTNNLNISDNPNCSKNGLAEVGPMSERLNSATKRGRDQFSFTKDKIFDFGANKYFVIPEFSLHPLVGRASEILQCLKINLLDMDAALPEEALRVSRSQSERRRAWRAFVKSAATIYEMVQATIILEDTIKTEYLRNEWWYWSSPSAAARISTLSGLALRVYVLDSAVLYKKLPCQDASETDCKEEREPPHTSVPTNTGSPSRQKLLDSEPAETSRPKGTRTSKRRKDSGG, encoded by the exons AGTTCAAGCTATGAAAAGTTCCTTTTCTACTGGCCATTCCTTCAATGCCCCAACAAGCTCTTTTTTGGTATATAGGGAGAATGGATTTAATTTTCAGAAGACTTCTCTTACAGGGGATATTCATAAGTCACAAATAGAGGACGCAGTACTCCATAGACCTCATTCTGACCAAATAAACCTAAGCATGACTGATCCAGTATTGATGTATGATTCAAGGTATCGGGCATGTCATTTTACTGCAAAGAACTGTGTTCCCCAAAGTGCGAGTCAAGTTTATCTTCAAGGCCTTAGAGAATATATTGCTGGGATGGGAGGTTCTATAGGTGATGGTTGGCATGTCGATTTTAAGTATTGCGACAAAAGATGCAAGACATATGCAGTATATGTTGGACCAGATGGAAGTCCCTTTGAGTTACTTGATGGTGTTGCTCGACATTTGGGGTTGGATCACTCCATGGAGGTTGAGAATGGAGGTAATGGATTTACTTTTGTTCATGAGGGATTATCAAATATCCCAAGGAGTAAAGAAGCTTCAGGTTCTACTAAAGTTCGCAAGAGTGGACAGAGTCGGAGTTCTCCTGGGAGCAGCTTCTTCCGTAATGGTGGCTCTATCTTCAAGTGTATATATCCAAGT GATGTCTTTCCAGTTCAGTTTCAGgacttctttcttatttcagcTGGAAATATTGACCCCCGACCATCATATCACAGCACTAGCGAGATATGGCCTGTGGGTTACTTATCTAGCTGGCACGATAGAATTACAGGATCTTTTTTTGTTTGTGAGGTTGCAGATGGAGGTGATCCTGGCCCAGTTTTCAAGGTCAGGAGGTACCCATGCACCCTGCAGTCTATCCCAATTGGTTCAACGGTCCTTTTAACATCTAAAGGGGATTCTCATATTGGTGAAGATAATGTGGGAAATGGTAATTCAGCAACTTCTAGGCTGGTTGATGAGGAGAGTATTTCAATCCAGGTGATGCTGGAAGAATGCAGCCCACCAGATCTGAATAATGAAACTCATGCCGCTGAGAATCTGCAGAGGGTGAATTCATTACCTGGAAACTTCGGAAATATATGTCCTGGTATTATTGGTCAAGGGGATAGTGTAGGGGAATTTCTTGTGGAAGGGAGATCATCATCATCTGTGTGGGAAATGGTTTCCCAGACTCTTCTACATGCATGCATTGATGCTTATAAGCAAAAAGGTGTAATTCAATTCTGCTGTAGTCATGATGTATATAAAATGGATGAAAAAGAGCCGAGTGAAATTGGTTCATTATCCAAGTTCTCTTACTTAGGTGGTCCCTTCAATTTCCCAAGATTAGTGCAGAGCAACTTTGAGTTTAAAATTGCTTGTGAAATGTTAGTGAAGTGGTTGGAGCAAGACAGATTTGGACTAGAGGCAGACTTTGTGCAAGAAATTATTGAACAGCTTCCTGGTGTATCTGCATGCTCAAATTATAGAATTATTACTAAAAGAAAGCACAACACAACTCTGCAGACAGTGGGAAGTGGGTTCCTGCAGGCTAAAAGAAAGAATCACATGCAGGATGAGACGGAAGCTGTTGAATCTTTCAGAATTTCTGGAACACTCAAAAAGCATCTGGAAGACTCTGACATCAGAGGTCCTTGTCCTTCAGGAAAGCCATTTAGCGCAAAGATTCCAAAATTTTTGATAGGTGACGCGCTCCAG GTTTGGGAATTCTTGTTGAGGTTTTCAGAGGTCTTGGGGCTGGAAGCTCCATTTTCATTTGAAGAAATTGAGGAGGAATTAGTTAGTCCATGGATAGACAAAACAAGTTCAATGGAAATGCCTGGATTTGAGATCCAAGATGTCAGAGAGATCACCTTATTAAGAGGTGAAATGGACTCTCTGTCTGGTAGATTGGGTTTTCATCAATATAGCCGATTTACTGGTCTTCTTTTGGCAAAACTTCATGGTCTACTGCTCAAAGCTCTTGTCACCGAGCTGCTCTCAAAAGTTGCTGTCTATGTAGATCCGAATTTCGGTGCAGGAGGATTCAAATCTAAAAGAGGCCGGAAAAAAGATGTTGACAATTTAGCCAGTCTTAAGAAAACTAGACTTGATATGCTTCCCATTAATGAAATTACATGGCCTGAAATTGCTAGGAGGTACATGTTAGCGTTGTTATCCATGGAAGTTAACCTTGAGTCTGCAGAAATTGCTTGCCGAGAGAGTGGGAAGGTTTTCCATTGCTTACAAGGTGATGGTGGGATACTTTGCGGCTCTCTTACGGGAGTTGCTGCATTAGAGGCGGATGCAATG CTTCTTGCAGAGGCTACAAAGAAAATATTTGGATCACTTAAGAGTGGTAGCATTTTTGTTGCTACTGATGAGAAAGAGTCTGATGCCAAAGGAGCTGATGCTGATGATGGAAAAGTCCCAGAGTGGGCGAAGGCGCTGGAGCCAGTAAGGAAGCTACCTACAAATGTCGGGGCTCGAATTAGAAAATGTATCAATGAGGCTTTGGAAAAAGATCCACCTGAATGGGCAAGAAAAATATTGGTGCACTCTATCAGTAAGGAAGTTTACAAGGGAAATGCATCAGGGCCAACGAAG AGAGCAGTAATTTCTGTCCTGGCTGATGTTAACCGCGAAAATACTTCGCCCAAACCTGAGAAGGAAGAAAAGGTAAAGAGTGCTAGCTCTGTGTCTGATATCATTATGAAACAATGTCGGATTATACTACGGCGAGCTGttaaagaagataaagataaAGTCTTCTGCAATCTTTTGGGGAGAACAGTTCTGAACCCTAATGATAATGACGATGAAGGGCTTCTTGGGCATCCGGCAATGGTATCTCGGCCTTTAGACTTCAGGACCATTGATCTAAAGTTGGCTGCTGGATCCTATGGGGGATCACATGAATCTTTCATCGATGATGTGCGGGAG GTTTGGCATAATATACGGACTGCATACTGCAACAAGTCCAATTTGCTTGAGTTAGCCGGATCCTTGTTGCTGAAATTCGAGGAAGATTATGAAAATGAG GTTCTTCCCTTAATCCAGAAAATTGAGTGTTCAAATGACGGTAGTTTAAGCAGTGAAGATGCAAAAGTGAGAGATGAACTCCTCGCTCATGTGAATGAGAGCTTACTTCCTAAAGCTCCTTGGGAGGAAGGACTCTGCAAAGTATGTGGCATGGATAAAGATGATGTCAATGTTCTTCTTTGTGATGGTTGTGATTCGGAGTACCATACATATTGCTTAGATCCTCCGCTTATTAAAGTTCCTGATGGGGAGTGGTATTGCCCATCTTGTGAAACTAAGGAATCACAGTCCCGGAATGCTTCAGGTTTTCAGATTCTTCGTCAATGCGTTAAAAGGAGGTTGCACAGGAAACTAACTCACAAGTTTATGGAGGAACTTTCTCAATTATCGAGAACCATGGAGTTGAAGGAATATTGGGAGCTTTCTCTGGAGgat AGAATTTTCCTTCTTAAATTCTTGTGTGATGAGGTGCTGAATTCAGCCATTCTTCGTGATCACATTGACCAAAGTGCCTCTCTGTCGGCTGAGTTGCAGCAGAAACTGCGTAGCCTCAGTGCTGAACTGAACCTTCTAAAATGCAGGCACGAAATTTTGACTGCAAGCCTTGCAAAACTGAGTAGTAATGCTCGGAACAGTGGAGACACAGGATCAGACGCATTAGCGTCTCTACGGTCCAATGACTGTAAACTGAAGGTGCAGGAGCCTGACAGTGGCAGCCATAACTCGTCGATCTCTGGTGGTTGCAAACAGCTGGATAATGGCACTCAACAAAATGAGTGTAATGATTACAGCAAACAACCCTGCTTGTACAGCTCAAAAAGTATTCAGGACAAAACTTCTGCAAGCGGCAGCAATCAAATTAGAAACTCTCCTGATTTGATCAACCATTTACATCAACAGCAGTCTTTGAAGGAGAATACTGGGTCTAAGAATACTTCTTCCCATGCAAAATGTGGTGCCACTGAAGCTAGTTTGCAAAATGACTTGTTCATTTCTACCCCCCAACAAGAAAATGACCAAATTCCCGGCAATTGTTTGGAGTCGGCACAAAATAGTTCAAACGGTCTGGTGCCGTCTGCTGCTCACTTTGTGTCTGGCAATACTTTGTCAGGCTCCATCAGCAACCATATGGTTGAGCACACACCTACTACAAAATATAGCCGTCAGTGTTCCATACAAGCTGACCCAAATTTGGCCCAAGCGTACCTTCTTGAGATATCCGCTCTGAAGAATGAGATTCGTGCTTTGGAGGACTCAATTGCTGCCAAAGAATTAGAACTTCAGGAGGTTTCTGTTAGGAAGAAATACATGGGACAGGATTCTGAGGGCAGACTCTACTGGACTTTTGGCAGGTCTAGTTCTTCACAGTTAGTAGCTAATGCAAGTACAAGTACACAGCCAGAGTCCTCTCGACATTTGTGGTCTTATGGTGTAGAAAGTTCAAGACAAAGTGGTATTTTAGATTCATCTGCTCCTTGGGAGAATATGGGCATGCCTAATCTTGGTCAGTGGACATCTTATCAATCTGATGCTGAGATTGAAAAACTTCTTGGATGGCTAAGAGATAATGATATGAGAGAAAGAGAATTGAAAGAGTCTATTTTGCAGTGGAGGAGCAATAGAGCCAAGGAATCCAGCTATTCGGAAAGTCATATGCATAACAAGGTAAGAGAGAGCACTTCTGTGCCCTCTGAAGATTCTGGTTCCTGTTTCAATTCTGATTCTCTCGTCAGCAGAGCCGTTGCTGCAATTAAATTGAAAATTAGTGGTTGTTTAGCAGAGGAGGAAATGGATATCTGTAAGGATATGGGTGTCAAAGTGAGAGTCTCCTGTGATGGTGGATTGTACAGGTGCGAGTGTCTAGAACCATTATGGCCGTCTAGACCTCATTGTCTCTCATGCCACCAAACGTTTTCCACTGCTGAAGAACGCCTGAAGCATGCAAATGACAAGTGCAGGATTGGTTCAACCTTTCAGGGCAGGGGGGAAACAAATGAACGACCCAGCAAGCGGAAAAGAATAGCAAAAAATGAAACACTGCAGGATGATTCTTTGAGCAATATTGATGTTTCTCAAGCTTCTAAGAGCAAAAAGCATGGTAATGATGAAGCATCTAGGAGGGACAAGCATCTTAATGCACCAGCTCCTGCTGAGAATCAAACCAAACAAGATTGTCCATTTAAGTTTGAGGAGATCAAAGGACAGTTCATCACTCAGAGGTCACTGAAGGAGCTGGTAAAGGACATAGGACTCATTGGATGTAATGGTACACCATCATTTGTTCCATGTGCATCCCCGTATCTCAGTGATCCTGCCCTTGGATTGATCTCCCAAAGGGAAGATCAGGTATGTGCAGGAAATTCTGCAGATTTGCTGTCTTCAGAGCAGGAATCACAAAGTGGAGCCAATATTTCTTGCACTAATAACTTAAATATCTCAGACAATCCAAATTGTAGTAAAAATGGCTTAGCTGAGGTGGGACCAATGTCCGAGAGATTAAATTCTGCAACCAAGAGGGGAAGAGATCAGTTTTCTTTTACGAAGGATAAAATATTTGATTTTGGGGCTAATAAGTACTTTGTTATTCCGGAATTCTCTCTACATCCTTTAGTAGGCCGGGCTTCTGAAATTTTACAGTGTCTTAAAATCAACTTGCTTGACATGGATGCGGCTTTACCTGAAGAAGCTTTGAGAGTGTCAAGGTCACAATCAGAGAGAAGACGTGCATGGCGTGCTTTTGTGAAATCTGCAGCTACAATTTATGAG ATGGTCCAAGCCACAATAATTCTAGAGGACACCATCAAAACTGAGTATTTGAGAAATGAATGGTGGTATTGGTCATCACCTTCAGCTGCAGCAAGAATCTCGACACTCTCAGGGCTCGCTCTCCGTGTGTATGTCTTGGACTCTGCTGTTTTGTACAAGAAACTTCCATGTCAAGATGCTTCGGAGACGGATTGCAAAGAAGAAAGAGAACCTCCTCATACTTCTGTCCCCACAAACACAGGCAGCCCTTCAAGGCAAAAGCTGCTCGACTCAGAGCCTGCTGAGACTTCGAGACCCAAGGGCACCAGGACAAGCAAGAGGAGAAAAGATTCAGGTGGGTAA